One Nematostella vectensis chromosome 10, jaNemVect1.1, whole genome shotgun sequence genomic window, ACATGCATTTATATTGAACTGTCACTTTGCAACTGGCACATTTTAAGAAAATCATTGATTTTTAGATTTTCAGGAGCAAGACAGAGACTTACTGCGGCTCATCCACTAGAATATTCTGAAATAAATGTAAGTATTTGTGTAAAAGAACATAGTGAGATTTGTTATAAAGGTACTAATCCCAGGAACATTGTACAGTAATTGTACAATCAATTCTGAAGGAGTTAATGACCAAATTAGAGGTACTGTATACAATAAATGAACAAAAAGAACTGGATAATGATATCTTAGTCCTTGCCTAAATTGACCCTGCGTGATCATAGCAACTAGTACAGTATATCTTAAACATAAAAGTCCTTATTCACAATTACACCTAATCACATCCATTGATCtcatttaatttctttttttccattctGTAGTTTACTAAAAACCAAGAGCGTCTTGATATGAAGATGCTGAGAAACACCCAAGGGCTGCATGCTCCTCTGAAACTACAGATGGAGAGAGCAGTTACCTCCAAGGTAATGGCACAGATATTTCCATGTATCACATATTGTTAGGTACATATCCTGGATAATTGGGACTGTCTTCACTTGCACTGTAAGCATGCACTTGCATCGCTGCCCAGTGCTGTAGCGAGCCTCAAAATAttgcaaggggggggggggggggggggcaatatagaaacaaagaaatatttgggggcacagccttataatttttgaaaatattgagggtgggggggggggctgggggCATGTACCCCccgtgccccaccccctgctatagCCCTGCTGCTTCCTTCTCTGTAGCTGCTTTCTTAGCTAATGTTGAATTATATGCCTTTATGGCTCATTAATGTCATCTACCGTATATATTAGATTCGTCGGCTGCCATGTCTACCTAGCTCAATGGTGGCCCTAGATACTGTTCTTGGAACTGATGATGTCATAGGCTTTGAGGACTATCTAGGTGGTAAGTACTCTTTATACTTAATCAAAGATGATGGTAAAAAATGAGCATCAACACTT contains:
- the LOC5517735 gene encoding proteasome maturation protein, whose amino-acid sequence is MRMRKIITHKKMAAGMSGVSTILPKAGGPVEVVSDEGLYGVPDKMKNGFSGARQRLTAAHPLEYSEINFTKNQERLDMKMLRNTQGLHAPLKLQMERAVTSKIRRLPCLPSSMVALDTVLGTDDVIGFEDYLGDPLDQEVMGDAHSLMERKLGIH